In the genome of Synechococcales cyanobacterium T60_A2020_003, the window CAATGTCAACACGCCCCATCCCGATAGACCAGCGGCCACACTAGCCCCGGTCAATTGCACAAAGGGAACCAGCCACTCCCGCCACGGCAACCCCTGCAAACGCCGATCCAAAATCCACAGAAAGGCCAGCATTGACGTGATATTCACCCCAACCGTCGCTAGCACCAATCCGCCAACGCCAAAGGGTTTAATCAGCAAAAAGTCGAGGAGCGCATTCAGAAAAATATTGAACACACTCACCCGGAAGGGGGTGTCCGCATCCCCTAGGGCATAAAACACCCGCACAAGTACATCGCGACCTAGGTAGAAAAACATCCCCAAGCCGTAGACAAATAGCACATAGGACACGAGTACCGATGCCTCTTGGTCAAAGGCAAACCGCTCGTAAATGACCTGCACAATCGGAAACGCCAACGCCATAATGATCGCGCCCAGGGGCAGCATAGTGAGCGCTGTCAGTACTAAACCTTGGCGAATCCGCTGCTTGAGTTCTCCCCACTGACTTGGCTCGGCCAGCCGGGAGAAGACAGGCAACAGCGGCACCAGGATGACGTTGGAAATGATGCCGAGGGGCGTTTGAACTAATAAATTGGCATAGCCAAGTGCCGCCGCCGCTTGAGGAATATAGGACGCAAAGAACAAATCGGTGTAGACGTTAATCTGCATCATGCCGGACGAGAAGGTAGCCGGAGCCAAAATCCGCATCACCTCCTGAACGCCCGACTGCCCAAAGTCGAATCTCAGGCGCAAGCGTCCTAACCCCGATCGCCACTGGGTAGGCACCTGTACTAACCATTGCAGCGCAGCCCCCGCCAAGGTAGACCAGGCTAATACCATTCCCCCAACGTAGGCATACTGAGGGTCAGTAATCGCTGTTCCCAAATGGGCAACCAAAATGCCTAAACCCACGAGCACCGAAACACTGGAAAATAGGGGACTAACCGATGGAAGCCAGTACTGAT includes:
- the murJ gene encoding murein biosynthesis integral membrane protein MurJ, with protein sequence MEADFEVALSESTEPKKSSRSLARIASIVAAATLISKIFGLVRQQAIAAAFGVGPAVDAYNYAYVIPGFLLVLLGGINGPFHSAIVSVVAKRKQEEIAPLVETITTLVGGVLLLVSVLIVLYADPLMSVVAPGLNQTPEGLEIRAIAVQQLRIMAPMALLAGLIGIGFGTLNAADQYWLPSVSPLFSSVSVLVGLGILVAHLGTAITDPQYAYVGGMVLAWSTLAGAALQWLVQVPTQWRSGLGRLRLRFDFGQSGVQEVMRILAPATFSSGMMQINVYTDLFFASYIPQAAAALGYANLLVQTPLGIISNVILVPLLPVFSRLAEPSQWGELKQRIRQGLVLTALTMLPLGAIIMALAFPIVQVIYERFAFDQEASVLVSYVLFVYGLGMFFYLGRDVLVRVFYALGDADTPFRVSVFNIFLNALLDFLLIKPFGVGGLVLATVGVNITSMLAFLWILDRRLQGLPWREWLVPFVQLTGASVAAGLSGWGVLTLLERSLPLEGLLAQLIELALGGGIALGVFALIASRLGLPEFDLLVERLRGRFRRS